Within the Oreochromis niloticus isolate F11D_XX linkage group LG14, O_niloticus_UMD_NMBU, whole genome shotgun sequence genome, the region GATTCATTGTACATGTTAAGGCATGTCTGCTTTTAATGTGTGCTTTTCTGTGAAAAATATGAGGAAAAGCACATCAAGCCACGAAAAAAAGAGATTATTTTAACACTGTGAAATTGCAAAGCACACACAAGCTTGTGTAGAAGAGTGTGGAATGAAGTCTAACCTGTCAGCTTTTTAGAACGACGTCCGTATTTTTTTGCTCCAGTGTTCCAACAACCCAGCTAATATTCCAGCACATTCACCACTAGCTAGTGGGCATCATGTGTGCTGCCTCCTGCACACTAGGGTAGCTCCCTCACCTAAACCACACAGTGTTTCCAGTAGTGCACTGCTGATTAAATGGTGTTATAGACTAACTTCAGGGTCACAGAATTTCTACTGATTGAGAGATTTCTTTAGCATGTAATCTACCTTTATTAATCTAAACAAGTTGATTTGAGTGGAATTTACAAAGAAGCTGTTGGCTTTAACTGtattacttacttacttttatTAGGGTATACCTAATTTCTTACACTGGCAGCTATCATTGCATTTACTAAGGCATTCAAATAGTGTACCTGTGTTACATCATTGAAGTTCCCGTGTCCTAGACAGCCGTTGCTTCCACTTCCAAACGTCATGATAATGCCCCTGTCTGCAAATTGGAAATGAAAAGAAGGGATTAACAGGACTATTAGTTGATGAGTGTAGGTGTATTCTTACAGAGGCCAACAGAATGCTTCTAATCCCCATCTAGGAAACACTAATCTGCAACACAACAGTGAAAACTGATGAAAGAGACATGAGCTAAGAGAAAAGAGTCTTTAATCCTGTGTTATCGGCTTTGTGATGTTGGATGGGTTGACAACACCCTTCAAAAGCACACTGTGAGTGTACCACAGTGTGAGAATGAGAGAAACAACCATTCCTAACTGCCAGGCAAGCATGAGGGTTATGTTCAGGTAGATTCACAATATCAAGATAAAGAGATGGCTGGCTGTATCCAAAGTTTGCACTCAAACGCCGGTTTAGTGTTTTAGGGGATGAGCATAAACAGATTTTCTACAGCACAGCTCCTAACTAAACTGACTGGCACGGCTGTGATCTCTCTGATGGGTATCCAAAGACAAATGGCCCACCTACCTGTCATGCAGGTGGTAAAGAGATCACCACAGGACACAGACTTGATGGTGACTCCAGACTGACCCTCAAGGAAGCGAGAAATGAACTGAGGCTGGATCTGCTCCACCACACCAGGAAGACTGGCCTCAGAGGACCCCACTGATGGAGCCTGTGACAAAAAATGTTATTAGACTAAAGTGAGCAGAGAGTCTCTTTATGGCAGTAACAGAGTAAGAGGAAATCACGAGTCTGCAATATTCAAGCCTTCCAGATGTTACTTTTAAAGTATACAAAATACCCATTTAGAGATTTTATGCTTTTCCAAGAGTATCTTAAAACTCAAAATATGGATGAAAAAGTGCTAAAATCCTTCAATCTGATGTTGTCTGTTTAGTACTGTAGCTTCTCCAAGCAACCATAACAATGTTGTCCTGTAATATTGCTACTTGAGTCTTTAAAACTTTATCTCGGATCTTTTCGTTTGCTACAACAAGTACTGGCTCATAATTTTTTTCAGCTATATTTGGATATTTGGACGTTTAACAGTGGAAACATCAGCAAGGCTGAGGAGAGCATATCAAAGCTGCTCCTCTACACTGTGTCAGAGTTACAGGGAACATTTTTACATTatgatgtatttttttaacatttacttCAGGAAAAGCAGTCGAAGTACCGAACAGACCTCCCATGTAATCAAACGGCCAGACTTGGTTACACCCATCTTTTGAGTGCGGCCCAGAGAGACCTGAAGCACTTCCGTGTTGAGCATCGGGAGGCGGAGAGGGGTCGAGATGCCACTTCCCCATGTATACACAGAAGACAGCGGGAGGGAATGCACCTTTCCTGGTCCTAAACCAAATGATCTGTCTGTTTCAGCccacaaaagcaaacaacagGTTTTGTAACTGACGCTATCAGTCTAGATCAGCCAGTACTATGGTCAAATAACTACATGCTTCACCTCTTGACCTGTTGGCAGGAACTCTCCCTCCTGGTCTACCTTGAGGACCAGTTTGCACCGTAGACAGAGGTTTCTCAATCCTGGAAGAAACGAAGATATTGATAAAGATAGAAGTCATTACACTAAACTCTTATAGTTAAAATaatcttattttattattaattaagcAAAAAGACTGTACCTGCGCATTTTTACATTTCCTATATCTGTGTAGAGGTTAAGCAGGGGCCTGATGCATATGGGGAGAGCCATTATTTCATTGAGTTGAGGCCGTTTGGATGGATCCAAATTGAGCATGTTGAGAATTAGCTGTCGGAGTTCTGGGCTGTAACGGTCTGAGATCGGCGCAAACGTACCGCTCATGATCTTCAGAACGAGGGCGGGGAGAttctgaaagaaaaatgaaaaagtgaaaTCATAAGATGCATCACAGATTGATGTGAAAAGAATAATCTCTCATCATCTACCCTAAATCCTTGTCAAAACAAGAATCTTTCACAGCACTAAACCGCAGTGGAATCGGTAGTGAAAACAGACTTgagcaaaagcaaaaaagatTTGAATGAATTATTGATCTGAGTGGATATCAGAAGCAGTAGCAATCTGTTTGTGCTTTAAAGTGAGACAACCTGCGGGTGCTCTTATGAAATATTCTGAGAAATTTTAAGAATCCCCCATTGTGTAAACAGAGTAGCTCTGATGGTTTGAATCCCTTTGCACACAGCAAGAGTTTataatttatacatttaagaagaagaagagtaaTGTAAAAACAATAATGCAGTATTATCATCACACCCAAAATGGGACACTATAAATTATATGCTTTTATTACAGCAGCCTCGAAGGCTCTCTTGAGGCTCGCTAGCTCATACAGCACACAGCCCAAAGCCCAGATATCACTCTTCTGGTTATACGGCTTTCCCTCACACAGCTCCGGGGAGATGTAGCAAGGGGTCCCGACAACCTGTAACAGGAAATAAAGGAGGCTTTAATTCCATTTCAGAATGCAATTTAGAATTCTAAAAATGAAGGGAAGAGGTAAGATGATTCACCGTGTAAGCTTTGCTTTTGCTGACGAGGATCTTGGAGATGCCAAAGTCTCCGATTTTGACAATCATCTGGTGTTTGTCAAGAAGAATATTCTGAGTCTTGAGGTCCCTGTGCAGGATGAGCTTGTTGTGAACGTGGTACAGGGCGAGCAAGATCTGCACAAAGAAGTGAAGGATGGTGTCTTCATCCAGCAGCGAGTTACAGCGCTTCTGTATGTAGTCAGCGAGCGTCCCACCTGCATAGAGAAAACATGAAGGAAACAATAAAGAACACAGATGACTTCTGTTCCCTGGAACCATAATGGAAGTTACTATGTTGGTTGAGTAGCCAATTAGCATTggattttaaaggctttaaaggGCTTTAAGATCACAGCAGGTGATCTTGTTGCTCAAGTGAAATGTTACTGTCAGTATAAGAGAAAATAATTAATCCAGCCATGTAAATAAATCATATCTACACTTTTATCTGCAACAAATAGACTTTTTGGATGTTTACAGCCTCAAGATCTGAactttaacaaaaactaaagtCCAAGTATTTTTTCAATAATTTTCTTTCATGTGAAAAAACGTGATAATAAATCCAGGCAGGATATATTTaccaaaaaatcaaataaactaCTGCTAGAATAGTTGGAGcaataacaaagaaaagataATGAGTGAAAAATGCTcataaaaacaccaaaatatgTAAGGTTTTATATCTGAATCAAAACAATGTACGTGCACCAATATCTGTAAGCTATGGCAGTTCCACTGGCAAAACAAGCTACTTAACCaatcacaaaaatgagaaaatgtcaTTTAGAAATGCAATGCAGAACTTTGGAGGCCTTGGCAAAGTCCTCGTCTTTATTATGAAAATATAAAGATCCAAAAGTAACTTGCCTGATGATTGTAGGTTTGTGTGTGGGAGCATTTTTGCAGAAGGCTGGCCTCACTGATGGCAATCTACAGTTTTTACATTATAGATAAACAGATTTCAGAATTTTAATACTATCGCACAGCCTCATGTGGTATTCCCAGGCCTAACATGGGAACGAGGAAAGGTA harbors:
- the nek8 gene encoding serine/threonine-protein kinase Nek8 isoform X1, with product MEKYEKIKVVGRGAFGIVHLCRRRSDMAYVILKEIPVEQMSRDERLAAQNECQVLKLLNHPNIIEYYENFLEDKALMIAMEYAPGGTLADYIQKRCNSLLDEDTILHFFVQILLALYHVHNKLILHRDLKTQNILLDKHQMIVKIGDFGISKILVSKSKAYTVVGTPCYISPELCEGKPYNQKSDIWALGCVLYELASLKRAFEAANLPALVLKIMSGTFAPISDRYSPELRQLILNMLNLDPSKRPQLNEIMALPICIRPLLNLYTDIGNVKMRRIEKPLSTVQTGPQGRPGGRVPANRSRDRSFGLGPGKVHSLPLSSVYTWGSGISTPLRLPMLNTEVLQVSLGRTQKMGVTKSGRLITWEAPSVGSSEASLPGVVEQIQPQFISRFLEGQSGVTIKSVSCGDLFTTCMTDRGIIMTFGSGSNGCLGHGNFNDVTQPKIVEALLGYELIQVSCGASHVLAVTNEREVFAWGRGDNGRLGLGTQDTHNSPQQVCLPGDFEAQRVVCGVDCSMIISNQHSIVACGSNRFNKLGLDKITAGEEPNPLNQVEEVHSYTPVQSAPLNTEKIVYIDIGTAHSVAVTENGQCFTFGSNQHGQIGSSSRRSSRAPCKVSGLQGITMAACGDAFTLAIGSEGEVYTWGKGARGRLGRKEEDSGIPKPVQLDESHPFAVTSVACCHGNTLLAVKPLLEEAISR
- the nek8 gene encoding serine/threonine-protein kinase Nek8 isoform X3; translation: MEKYEKIKVVGRGAFGIVHLCRRRSDMAYVILKEIPVEQMSRDERLAAQNECQVLKLLNHPNIIEYYENFLEDKALMIAMEYAPGGTLADYIQKRCNSLLDEDTILHFFVQILLALYHVHNKLILHRDLKTQNILLDKHQMIVKIGDFGISKILVSKSKAYTVVGTPCYISPELCEGKPYNQKSDIWALGCVLYELASLKRAFEAANLPALVLKIMSGTFAPISDRYSPELRQLILNMLNLDPSKRPQLNEIMALPICIRPLLNLYTDIGNVKMRRIEKPLSTVQTGPQGRPGGRVPANRSRDRSFGLGPGKVHSLPLSSVYTWGSGISTPLRLPMLNTEVLQVSLGRTQKMGVTKSGRLITWEAPSVGSSEASLPGVVEQIQPQFISRFLEGQSGVTIKSVSCGDLFTTCMTDRGIIMTFGSGSNGCLGHGNFNDVTQPKIVEALLGYELIQVSCGASHVLAVTNEREVFAWGRGDNGRLGLGTQDTHNSPQQVCLPGDFEAQRVVCGVDCSMIISNQHSIVACGSNRFNKLGLDKITAGEEPNPLNQVEEVHSYTPVQSAPLNTEKIVYIDIGTAHSVAVTENGQCFTFGSNQHGQIGSSSRRSSRAPCKVSGLQGITMAACGDAFTLAIGSDW
- the nek8 gene encoding serine/threonine-protein kinase Nek8 isoform X2 — its product is MEKYEKIKVVGRGAFGIVHLCRRRSDMAYVILKEIPVEQMSRDERLAAQNECQVLKLLNHPNIIEYYENFLEDKALMIAMEYAPGGTLADYIQKRCNSLLDEDTILHFFVQILLALYHVHNKLILHRDLKTQNILLDKHQMIVKIGDFGISKILVSKSKAYTVVGTPCYISPELCEGKPYNQKSDIWALGCVLYELASLKRAFEAANLPALVLKIMSGTFAPISDRYSPELRQLILNMLNLDPSKRPQLNEIMALPICIRPLLNLYTDIGNVKMRRIEKPLSTVQTGPQGRPGGRVPANRSRGPGKVHSLPLSSVYTWGSGISTPLRLPMLNTEVLQVSLGRTQKMGVTKSGRLITWEAPSVGSSEASLPGVVEQIQPQFISRFLEGQSGVTIKSVSCGDLFTTCMTDRGIIMTFGSGSNGCLGHGNFNDVTQPKIVEALLGYELIQVSCGASHVLAVTNEREVFAWGRGDNGRLGLGTQDTHNSPQQVCLPGDFEAQRVVCGVDCSMIISNQHSIVACGSNRFNKLGLDKITAGEEPNPLNQVEEVHSYTPVQSAPLNTEKIVYIDIGTAHSVAVTENGQCFTFGSNQHGQIGSSSRRSSRAPCKVSGLQGITMAACGDAFTLAIGSEGEVYTWGKGARGRLGRKEEDSGIPKPVQLDESHPFAVTSVACCHGNTLLAVKPLLEEAISR